In Meiothermus cerbereus DSM 11376, one DNA window encodes the following:
- a CDS encoding chemotaxis protein CheW yields MNHISIGKIWVLRLGNIFLGIEPKALKEVLEVTQPTPVPLAPPPLLGLLSNQGQIVPVFDLSQVLQIPPAGSGIAALLEVEGQPMAFMVDEVAGLRTDLSAAWVSPSQEPLFSAFVKDGEQSIRVLNPSGLLEHLTTRIAIATRASVAPIQVSPQA; encoded by the coding sequence ATGAACCACATCAGCATCGGCAAAATCTGGGTTCTACGGCTCGGCAACATTTTTTTGGGAATAGAGCCAAAAGCCTTAAAAGAAGTGCTGGAAGTGACGCAGCCCACCCCCGTTCCGTTGGCCCCTCCACCTCTGCTGGGACTCCTGAGCAACCAGGGCCAGATCGTGCCGGTATTCGACCTGAGCCAGGTACTACAGATTCCGCCCGCCGGCTCTGGCATTGCTGCTTTGCTCGAGGTCGAAGGACAACCCATGGCCTTTATGGTTGACGAGGTGGCCGGGCTTCGCACCGACCTGAGCGCCGCCTGGGTATCCCCCAGCCAGGAGCCCCTGTTCAGCGCTTTTGTGAAAGATGGCGAGCAAAGCATCCGTGTCCTGAATCCAAGCGGCCTGCTCGAGCACCTCACCACCCGCATCGCGATAGCTACCCGCGCTTCGGTTGCACCAATTCAGGTCAGCCCGCAAGCCTGA
- a CDS encoding MHYT domain-containing protein, giving the protein MSHDPLLVMASFLIAIFAAYAALAIINRLRQTSVNKNWLWLGAVTFGLGVWAMHFTAMTALQLNMLVAYDPLLTLISVLFAIVGAAAAFQVVSQPKVGFKEILTSGFFLGAGIGTMHYVGMFAMRLNAQLSFDPLLVVASVLVAVALGTFGIWTLISPAFSRVPFRHLVTAVITGSAIPFMHYTAMLAARFTSTGSEQIHSMVASGGLLSLNVFLLFAVAILGLPLFLTSLLEASTEVAQEAEA; this is encoded by the coding sequence ATGAGCCACGATCCCCTGCTGGTAATGGCCTCGTTCCTGATAGCCATCTTCGCAGCCTATGCTGCACTGGCCATCATCAACCGCCTAAGGCAAACCAGCGTCAATAAGAACTGGTTGTGGTTGGGAGCCGTTACCTTTGGGCTGGGGGTCTGGGCCATGCACTTCACTGCCATGACCGCCCTACAGCTCAACATGTTGGTCGCTTACGACCCCCTCCTGACCCTGATCTCGGTGCTATTTGCAATCGTGGGGGCCGCAGCAGCCTTTCAGGTAGTCAGCCAGCCGAAGGTTGGCTTCAAAGAAATACTGACCTCTGGCTTTTTTCTGGGTGCAGGCATCGGAACCATGCACTACGTGGGCATGTTTGCCATGCGCCTCAATGCCCAGCTATCCTTCGACCCCCTTCTGGTTGTGGCCTCGGTTCTGGTAGCCGTGGCGCTGGGCACTTTCGGTATCTGGACGCTAATCAGCCCGGCTTTTAGCCGAGTTCCTTTCCGCCATCTGGTCACGGCGGTCATCACTGGGTCGGCCATTCCCTTTATGCACTACACCGCCATGCTCGCAGCCCGTTTCACCAGCACCGGCAGTGAGCAAATTCACAGCATGGTCGCAAGCGGCGGTCTGCTTTCGCTCAACGTTTTCTTGTTGTTTGCAGTGGCCATACTGGGGCTGCCGTTGTTCCTTACCTCTCTGCTCGAGGCCTCCACCGAGGTTGCTCAGGAGGCCGAAGCATGA
- a CDS encoding universal stress protein yields the protein MFKNILLAFDGSEHAQKAALLAADLARQYRASLCLVHTYDSVPDYLGEPFLQEAISKRTEAADRVVAQALALLGEFPQLEIEVLEGPPAEAILRVAEIRKVDLIVMGTRGLGQLKGLLLGSQSQKVLTHAQCPVLLVR from the coding sequence ATGTTCAAAAATATCCTGTTGGCCTTCGATGGCTCGGAACATGCCCAGAAAGCGGCCCTGCTGGCTGCCGATCTGGCCCGTCAGTACCGTGCTTCGCTGTGTTTGGTTCATACTTACGACTCGGTTCCAGACTACTTAGGAGAACCCTTTTTGCAAGAGGCCATCTCGAAACGAACCGAAGCAGCAGATCGGGTGGTGGCGCAGGCTCTGGCCCTGCTGGGTGAGTTTCCCCAGCTCGAGATCGAAGTGCTGGAAGGGCCCCCGGCCGAGGCCATTTTGCGGGTTGCAGAGATTCGAAAGGTTGACTTGATTGTAATGGGAACCAGGGGTTTGGGCCAGCTAAAGGGTTTGCTGCTGGGTAGCCAGAGTCAGAAGGTGTTAACCCATGCGCAGTGCCCGGTGCTTTTGGTGCGTTGA
- a CDS encoding response regulator, with amino-acid sequence MAKLIAVDDSLADLKLIEQSLAPYHQVVLYQGSEDVEQRIEAEKPDAVLLDVVMPGRNGYEVLRSLRRNESTKHIPVLVISSKSAPTDIEWGKRQGANGYLTKPYTPEALRKAVQEIL; translated from the coding sequence GTGGCAAAACTCATCGCAGTGGATGACTCTCTAGCAGACCTGAAGCTCATCGAACAGTCGCTTGCTCCGTATCACCAGGTGGTGCTGTACCAGGGGAGTGAGGATGTCGAGCAGCGCATCGAAGCCGAAAAACCCGATGCGGTTCTGCTCGATGTGGTCATGCCTGGGCGCAACGGCTACGAGGTTCTTCGCTCCCTGCGGCGCAACGAGTCTACCAAGCACATTCCGGTGCTGGTCATCAGCTCCAAGAGCGCCCCGACCGATATCGAGTGGGGTAAGCGCCAGGGTGCCAATGGCTACCTGACCAAGCCCTATACCCCCGAGGCCCTGCGCAAAGCGGTTCAGGAAATCCTCTAG